One window of Saimiri boliviensis isolate mSaiBol1 chromosome 4, mSaiBol1.pri, whole genome shotgun sequence genomic DNA carries:
- the SERPINB1 gene encoding leukocyte elastase inhibitor: MEQLSSANTRFALDLFLALSENNPAGNVFISPFSISSAMAMVFLGTRGNTAAQLSKTFHFNTVEEIHSRFQSLNADINKRGASYILKLANRLYGEKTYNFLPEFLASTEKTYGAVLTSVDFQRAPEDARKTINQWVKGQTEGKIPELLASGVVDNMTKLVLVNAIYFKGNWQEKFLKEATTDAPFRLNKRDTKTVKMMYQKNKFPFGYIEDLKCRVLELPYQGKELSMVILLPDDADDESMGLKKVEEQLTLEKLREWTKPENLSSIEVNVSLPRFKLEESYTLNSDLARLGVQDLFDSSKADLSGMSGARDIFISKIVHKSFVEVNEEGTEAAAATAGIATFCMLMPEENFTADHPFFFFIRHNSSGSILFLGRFSSP, encoded by the exons ATGGAGCAGCTGAGCTCAGCAAACACCCGCTTCGCCTTGGACCTGTTCCTGGCCTTGAGTGAGAACAATCCGGCTGGAAATGTCTTCATCTCTCCCTTTAGCATTTCGTCTGCGATGGCCATGGTCTTTCTGGGGACCAGAGGTAACACGGCGGCGCAGCTGTCCAAG actTTTCATTTCAACACGGTTGAGGAGATTCATTCAAGATTCCAGAGCCTGAACGCTGATATCAACAAACGTGGCGCATCCTATATCCTGAAACTTGCTAATAGATTGTATGGAGAGAAAACGTACAATTTCCTTCCT gagttCTTGGCTTCAACTGAGAAAACATATGGTGCCGTCCTGACCAGTGTGGATTTTCAGCGCGCCCCTGAAGATGCAAGGAAGACCATAAACCAGTGGGTGAAGGGACAGACAGAAG gGAAGATTCCGGAGCTATTGGCTTCAGGTGTGGTTGATAACATGACTAAACTTGTGCTGGTAAATGCCATCTATTTCAAGGGAAACTGGCAGGAGAAATTCCTAAAAGAGGCCACGACGGATGCCCCGTTCAGATTGAATAAG agagacacaaaaactGTGAAAATGATGTATCAGAAGAACAAATTTCCGTTTGGCTACATCGAGGACCTTAAGTGCCGTGTGCTGGAACTGCCTTACCAAGGCAAGGAGCTCAGCATGGTCATCCTGCTGCCGGATGACGCTGACGATGAGTCCATGGGCCTGAAGAAG GTTGAGGAACAGTTGACTTTGGAAAAGCTGCGTGAGTGGACCAAACCTGAGAATCTCAGTTCCATTGAAGTTAATGTCAGCTTGCCCAGGTTCAAACTGGAAGAGAGTTACACCCTCAACTCTGACCTGGCCCGCCTGGGTGTGCAGGATCTCTTTGACAGTAGCAAGGCTGATCTGTCTGGCATGTCAGGAGCCAGagatatatttatatcaaaaatTGTCCATAAGTCCTTCGTGGAAGTGAATGAAGAAGGAACAGAGGCAGCAGCTGCCACAGCGGGCATCGCCACTTTCTGCATGTTGATGCCAGAGGAAAATTTCACAGCCGaccatccattttttttctttattcggCACAATTCCTCAGGTAGCATCCTGTTCTTGGGCAGATTTTCTTCCCCTTAG